A single window of Vigna unguiculata cultivar IT97K-499-35 chromosome 1, ASM411807v1, whole genome shotgun sequence DNA harbors:
- the LOC114178115 gene encoding uncharacterized protein LOC114178115 isoform X1: MGFEQDTVLVPPWLEQLLHTPFFNVCRIHADAARSECNMFCLDCNGEAFCFYCRSSRHKDHRVIQIRRSSYHDVVRVAEIQRVLDISGVQTYVINSARVLFLNVRPQPKSGKGVAHICEICGRSLLDPFRFCSLGCKLEGIKKNGDASFALDGRNEELTMETTTTTTTSTSRGSVSSNQQEEGLREGSTQDMYQATPPSNARRRKGIPHRAPFTS; encoded by the exons ATGGGATTTGAACAGGACACAGTTCTGGTACCTCCGTGGCTGGAACAACTTCTTCACACACCTTTCTTCAACGTGTGTCGAATTCACGCAGACGCAGCTAGGAGTGAATGTAACATGTTTTGTCTAGATTGCAATGGCGAAGCCTTCTGTTTCTATTGCCGTTCTTCTCGACACAAAGATCATCGAGTCATTCAG ATAAGAAGATCTTCGTATCATGATGTAGTGAGGGTGGCCGAAATTCAGAGGGTGTTGGACATAAGTGGAGTACAGACATATGTGATAAACAGTGCTCGAGTTTTGTTCTTGAATGTGAGGCCACAACCAAAATCTGGGAAAGGAGTTGCTCACATTTGTGAGATTTGTGGAAGGAGCCTCTTGGACCCATTTCGCTTCTGTTCTTTGGGATGTAAg CTTGAAGGAATAAAGAAAAATGGGGATGCAAGCTTTGCTTTGGATGGTAGGAACGAAGAATTAACAATGGagactaccaccaccaccactacttCAACTTCAAGAGGATCGGTCTCATCAAATCAGCAAGAAGAAGGATTGCGTGAAGGTTCAACACAAGACATGTATCAAGCCACACCTCCTTCAAACGCAAGGAGAAGAAAAGGAATTCCTCATAGGGCACCCTTTACCTCCTAG
- the LOC114178115 gene encoding uncharacterized protein LOC114178115 isoform X2 produces the protein MDTVLVPPWLEQLLHTPFFNVCRIHADAARSECNMFCLDCNGEAFCFYCRSSRHKDHRVIQIRRSSYHDVVRVAEIQRVLDISGVQTYVINSARVLFLNVRPQPKSGKGVAHICEICGRSLLDPFRFCSLGCKLEGIKKNGDASFALDGRNEELTMETTTTTTTSTSRGSVSSNQQEEGLREGSTQDMYQATPPSNARRRKGIPHRAPFTS, from the exons ATG GACACAGTTCTGGTACCTCCGTGGCTGGAACAACTTCTTCACACACCTTTCTTCAACGTGTGTCGAATTCACGCAGACGCAGCTAGGAGTGAATGTAACATGTTTTGTCTAGATTGCAATGGCGAAGCCTTCTGTTTCTATTGCCGTTCTTCTCGACACAAAGATCATCGAGTCATTCAG ATAAGAAGATCTTCGTATCATGATGTAGTGAGGGTGGCCGAAATTCAGAGGGTGTTGGACATAAGTGGAGTACAGACATATGTGATAAACAGTGCTCGAGTTTTGTTCTTGAATGTGAGGCCACAACCAAAATCTGGGAAAGGAGTTGCTCACATTTGTGAGATTTGTGGAAGGAGCCTCTTGGACCCATTTCGCTTCTGTTCTTTGGGATGTAAg CTTGAAGGAATAAAGAAAAATGGGGATGCAAGCTTTGCTTTGGATGGTAGGAACGAAGAATTAACAATGGagactaccaccaccaccactacttCAACTTCAAGAGGATCGGTCTCATCAAATCAGCAAGAAGAAGGATTGCGTGAAGGTTCAACACAAGACATGTATCAAGCCACACCTCCTTCAAACGCAAGGAGAAGAAAAGGAATTCCTCATAGGGCACCCTTTACCTCCTAG
- the LOC114194628 gene encoding vacuolar protein-sorting-associated protein 37 homolog 1 — MFRFWGSQEQQSQDGSSQSQSWYPPSVVSSPSSSRPATPSGSSSSLPHRPSSHVPPSEAAGVIAVLKDKSVDELRKLLSDKDAYQQFLHSLDQVKIQTNLKDELCKENLQLAEENLQKEPRIMELRNQCRIIRTTELAAAKEKLNELEKQKEEMLKLNSPASLVQRILESANKTEEESDDLHQHFLDREIDLAAFLQKYKKLRTTYHKKTLIHLAAKTSTV, encoded by the exons ATGTTCAGATTCTG GGGATCACAAGAGCAACAATCACAGGATGGTTCCTCGCAGTCACAGTCATGGTATCCACCATCAGTGGTAAGTTCACCAAGTTCGTCTAGGCCTGCTACACCGTCTGgatcttcttcttcattaccGCATAGGCCTTCTTCTCATGTTCCGCCCTCTGAAGCTGCTGGAGTCATCGCTGTTTTGAAGGACAAGAG TGTTGATGAGTTGCGGAAGCTTTTATCTGACAAAGATGCATACCAGCAGTTCTTACATTCGCTTGATCAGGTCAAGATTCAAACTAAT CTGAAAGATGAACTTTGCAAGGAGAATTTGCAGCTTGCAG AGGAAAATCTTCAAAAGGAGCCTCGTATCATGGAACTTAGGAATCAA TGTAGAATAATTAGGACAACTGAGTTAGCTGCCGCAAAAGAGAAACTAAATGAGCTTGAAAAGCAGAAAGAAGAAATGTTGAAACTGAATTCGCCAGCATCTCTTGTCCAGAGGATTCTAG AGTCTGCGAATAAGACTGAAGAGGAATCTGACGATCTACACCAGCATTTCCTTGACAGAGAGATTGATCTTGCGGCTTTCTTGCAAAAGTACAAGAAGCTACGTACCACTTACCACAAAAAGACTCTGATACATCTTGCTGCTAAAACATCAACTGTATGA
- the LOC114194637 gene encoding pistil-specific extensin-like protein, whose product MGFSRALMIIMISLLVGCSSGLDESGVIYVGGKVMCQDCTQGWNEWVNGGKPMKGVKVSLTCMDKRSRVVYYTSDTTDELGQYDLNVKKYVYGKELDTKRCSVRLVSSPDSVCNIPTDFGGGKSGVKLNNPTSVYRSFIKYMLNHFYYTTPMCDKPDTEVSDSESQDHHGPGGYY is encoded by the exons ATGGGATTTTCAAGAGCTCTGATGATCATTATGATCTCACTGCTGGTGGGTTGCTCCTCAGGTTTGGATGAATCAGGAGTGATTTACGTGGGTGGAAAAGTGATGTGCCAGGACTGCACCCAGGGCTGGAACGAATGGGTTAACGGTGGCAAACCTATGAAAG GAGTAAAGGTGTCCCTAACATGCATGGACAAGAGAAGCAGGGTTGTGTACTATACAAGTGACACAACAGATGAGTTAGGGCAATACGACTTGAATGTTAAAAAGTATGTCTATGGCAAAGAATTGGATACAAAACGATGCTCGGTGAGGTTGGTGTCTTCTCCAGATAGCGTTTGCAACATCCCCACTGACTTCGGTGGTGGAAAGTCTGGTGTCAAGCTCAACAATCCTACATCAGTGTATCGCAGTTTCATCAAGTACATGCTCAACCATTTTTATTACACCACTCCCATGTGCGATAAACCAGACACTGAGGTCTCTGATTCTGAATCTCAAGATCACCACGGACCAGGAGGCTACTACTAA